In one Chiloscyllium punctatum isolate Juve2018m chromosome 47, sChiPun1.3, whole genome shotgun sequence genomic region, the following are encoded:
- the LOC140468465 gene encoding coatomer subunit alpha-like gives MAQGDFRRRVWRDFRSGRGPRKRERQRHRESQAAVTDSALTFRDMLTKFETKSARVKGLSFHPKRPWILASLHNGVVQLWDYRMCTLIDKFDEHDGPVRGIDFHEQQPLFVSGGDDYKIKVWNYKLRRCLFTLLGHLDYIRTTFFHHEYPWILSASDDQTIRIWNWQSRTCVCVLTGHNHYVMCAQFHPSEDLVVSASLDQTVRVWDISGLRKKNLSPGAVESDVRGISGVDLFGTTDAVVKHVLEGHDRGVNWAAFHPSMPLIVSGADDRQVKIWRMNDSKAWEVDTCRGHYNNVSCAVFHPRQELILSNSEDKSIRVWDMSKR, from the exons GCAGTCACCGACAGTGCCCTGACCTTCAGAGACATGCTAACAAAGTTCGAGACCAAGTCTGCTCGGGTCAAAG GACTGAGCTTCCACCCGAAACGGCCCTGGATCCTGGCCAGTCTGCACAATGGTGTGGTGCAGCTCTGGGACTATCGCATGTGCACCCTGATTGATAAATTCGATGAACATGACG GGCCTGTCCGAGGGATCGATTTCCATGAGCAGCAGCCCCTGTTTGTCTCTGGCGGTGATGACTACAAGATTAAG GTGTGGAACTATAAACTCCGACGATGCCTCTTCACCCTGCTCGGTCACCTGGATTACATCCGCACCACCTTCTTTCATCAT GAATATCCATGGATCCTGAGTGCTTCCGATGATCAAACTATCCGAATTTGGAATTGGCAGTCCAGGACATGTGTCTG TGTGCTGACCGGACATAACCACTACGTGATGTGTGCCCAGTTCCACCCGTCTGAGGACCTGGTCGTCTCGGCTAGTCTCGACCAGACCGTCCGGGTCTGGGACATTTCCG GTCTCAGGAAGAAGAACCTATCTCCCGGGGCGGTGGAGAGCGACGTGCGCGGGATCTCTGGTGTCGACCTCTTTGGGACCACCGACGCGGTGGTCAAACACGTTCTGGAG GGCCATGATCGAGGTGTCAACTGGGCAGCTTTCCATCCCAGCATGCCCCTGATCGTGTCGGGAGCGGACGACCGGCAGGTCAAGATCTGGCGGATGAACG aCTCGAAGGCCTGGGAGGTAGACACGTGCCGTGGTCACTACAACAACGTGTCGTGTGCTGTCTTCCACCCACGGCAGGAGCTGATCCTCAGTAACTCGGAGGACAAGAGTATCCGGGTCTGGGACATGTCcaagaggtga